One window of Arthrobacter oryzae genomic DNA carries:
- a CDS encoding succinate dehydrogenase iron-sulfur subunit, translating into MSAELAEPASKIELPAHIGGGGEIPTFDVTLRVRRYNPEVSEDATWDDFKVTMYGTDRVLDALHKVKWEIDGSVSFRRSCAHGVCGSDAMRINGRNRLACKTLLKDLDTTKPITVEPIKGLPVEKDLIVDMEPFFQSFREVMPFLINKGHEPTKERLQSAEDRERFDDTTKCILCAACTSSCPVFWTDGQYFGPAAIVNAHRFIFDSRDDAGDMRLEILNDKEGVWRCRTTFNCTEACPRGIQVTQAIAEVKQAILSRKI; encoded by the coding sequence ATGTCCGCCGAACTTGCTGAGCCAGCCTCCAAGATCGAACTGCCCGCACACATCGGAGGCGGCGGGGAGATCCCGACGTTCGACGTCACCCTGCGCGTGCGCCGCTACAACCCCGAGGTGTCCGAGGATGCCACCTGGGACGACTTCAAGGTGACCATGTACGGCACCGACCGCGTGCTGGATGCCCTGCACAAGGTCAAGTGGGAAATCGACGGCAGCGTCTCCTTCCGCCGGTCCTGCGCGCACGGCGTCTGCGGTTCCGATGCCATGCGCATCAACGGCCGCAACCGCCTCGCGTGCAAGACCCTACTGAAGGACCTGGACACGACCAAGCCCATCACCGTGGAACCCATCAAGGGCCTGCCGGTGGAGAAGGACCTGATCGTGGACATGGAGCCGTTCTTCCAGTCCTTCCGCGAGGTCATGCCGTTCCTGATCAACAAGGGCCACGAGCCCACGAAGGAACGCCTGCAGTCCGCTGAGGACCGTGAGCGCTTCGACGACACCACCAAGTGCATCCTTTGCGCCGCCTGCACGTCTTCCTGCCCGGTCTTCTGGACCGACGGCCAGTACTTCGGCCCGGCAGCAATCGTGAACGCGCACCGCTTCATTTTCGATTCCCGTGATGACGCCGGCGACATGCGCCTGGAGATCCTTAACGACAAGGAAGGCGTGTGGCGCTGCCGCACCACCTTCAACTGCACCGAAGCATGCCCCCGCGGCATCCAGGTCACGCAGGCCATTGCCGAGGTCAAGCAGGCAATCCTGTCCCGCAAGATCTAG
- a CDS encoding BMP family lipoprotein, which yields MKNSLRATLKRGSMTGVATAGAAALLLTGCGAAPEAGSTASATASDYTGCIVSDSGGFDDQSFNQSSYEGLKKAEKDLGIKVNQVESKTNNDFEPNLRAMVTAGCDLTVTVGFLLGDATKAQATANPDSHFAIIDFGYETPISNVKPIIYDTAQAAFLAGYLAAGSTKTGTVATFGGIKIPTVTIFMDGYADGVKYYNEQKGKDVKVLGWDKEKQDGSFTGDFEKQDKGKQLTQNFLDQGADIVMPVAGPVGKGAGAALKEAKAAGKDVKLIWVDSDGFLTAPDYKDIMLSSVMKQMGEAVETVVKEDKDGKFSNTPYVGTLANDGVQLAPFHELESQVPAELKTELDQIKKDIVDGKLKVESAASPKA from the coding sequence TTGAAGAACTCACTGCGTGCAACCCTCAAGCGCGGTTCAATGACCGGTGTTGCCACCGCCGGTGCAGCAGCACTGCTGCTGACCGGCTGTGGCGCCGCTCCGGAAGCCGGCAGCACCGCCAGCGCCACTGCCAGCGACTACACGGGCTGCATCGTGTCCGACTCCGGCGGATTCGATGACCAGTCCTTCAACCAGTCCTCCTATGAAGGCCTGAAGAAGGCTGAGAAGGACCTCGGGATCAAGGTCAACCAGGTCGAGTCCAAAACCAACAACGACTTCGAGCCGAACCTCCGCGCCATGGTCACCGCAGGCTGCGACCTGACGGTCACGGTGGGCTTCCTCCTCGGTGACGCCACGAAGGCACAGGCCACGGCAAACCCGGACAGCCACTTCGCGATCATCGACTTCGGCTACGAAACCCCCATCAGCAACGTCAAGCCGATCATCTACGACACCGCCCAGGCTGCCTTCCTGGCCGGCTACCTCGCGGCAGGCTCCACCAAGACCGGAACGGTGGCAACCTTCGGCGGCATCAAGATCCCCACCGTCACCATCTTCATGGACGGCTATGCGGACGGTGTGAAGTACTACAACGAGCAGAAGGGCAAGGACGTCAAGGTCCTTGGCTGGGACAAGGAGAAGCAGGACGGCAGCTTCACCGGCGACTTCGAAAAGCAGGACAAGGGCAAGCAGCTGACCCAGAACTTCCTGGACCAGGGCGCGGACATCGTGATGCCCGTTGCCGGCCCGGTAGGTAAGGGTGCGGGAGCCGCACTCAAGGAAGCTAAAGCCGCAGGCAAGGACGTCAAGCTCATCTGGGTTGACTCCGACGGCTTCCTCACCGCTCCCGACTACAAGGACATCATGCTGTCCTCCGTCATGAAGCAGATGGGCGAGGCAGTTGAGACCGTTGTGAAGGAAGACAAGGACGGCAAGTTCAGCAACACGCCGTACGTCGGAACCCTCGCGAACGACGGCGTGCAGCTGGCTCCATTCCACGAGCTTGAGTCACAGGTTCCCGCGGAACTGAAGACCGAACTGGACCAGATCAAGAAGGACATCGTTGACGGCAAGCTGAAGGTCGAGTCGGCAGCGAGCCCTAAGGCCTAA
- a CDS encoding organic hydroperoxide resistance protein: protein MKTLYTAEALASGEGRDGNARTKDGQLDVALASPVELGGNGQGTNPEQLFAAGYAACFHSALRLVGRKEKADLTDSAVAAKIHFGALEDGAGYGLAAELEIALPAVDLATAEALVAKAHQICPYSNATRGNINVDIKILEVAA from the coding sequence GTGAAGACTCTCTACACAGCAGAAGCACTCGCCTCGGGCGAAGGTCGTGACGGGAACGCCCGCACCAAGGACGGCCAGCTTGACGTCGCGCTGGCCAGCCCGGTGGAACTCGGCGGCAACGGCCAGGGCACCAACCCGGAACAACTGTTCGCCGCCGGATACGCCGCATGCTTCCACTCCGCGCTGCGGCTGGTGGGCCGCAAGGAAAAGGCCGACCTTACGGACTCCGCCGTAGCAGCAAAGATCCACTTCGGCGCGCTGGAAGACGGCGCCGGCTATGGCCTGGCCGCTGAACTCGAAATTGCCCTGCCCGCCGTGGACCTGGCAACGGCGGAGGCCCTCGTGGCCAAGGCGCACCAGATCTGCCCCTATTCCAATGCCACCCGCGGCAACATCAATGTCGACATCAAGATCCTGGAGGTGGCCGCATGA
- a CDS encoding alpha/beta hydrolase family protein — protein MSRSEKVSFEGSTGELLSGIIDVPEGPVKGWGVFSHGFTLGKDSPSASRMCKALADNGVGMLRFDNLGLGESAGYWSEGSFSHKVADTVRAAEFMRAEGKPISLLVGHSFGGAAVLAAAKEIPELDAVATVGAPFSPKHVAHVFDAALDRILSEGSAEVDLGGKRVEIRRHFVEDLENADLTDCIKQLHKPLMVLHSPTDNTVGIENASTIFQTARHPRSFVSLEGSDHLLTGKGQAARAAKIISAWADQYLDAGR, from the coding sequence ATGTCCCGCTCCGAAAAAGTCAGCTTCGAAGGATCCACGGGTGAACTGCTCTCCGGCATCATCGACGTTCCGGAAGGCCCGGTCAAGGGCTGGGGTGTGTTCTCGCACGGTTTCACCCTTGGCAAAGACAGCCCTTCCGCGTCCCGGATGTGCAAGGCGCTGGCGGACAACGGGGTGGGCATGCTGCGCTTCGACAACCTGGGCCTCGGCGAATCAGCCGGTTACTGGTCCGAAGGCTCCTTCAGCCATAAGGTGGCAGACACCGTGAGGGCTGCGGAGTTCATGCGGGCCGAGGGCAAGCCGATCTCCCTGCTGGTGGGGCATTCATTCGGCGGTGCGGCGGTCCTGGCTGCTGCCAAGGAGATCCCGGAGCTCGACGCCGTCGCCACCGTGGGAGCGCCGTTCTCGCCCAAGCATGTGGCACATGTCTTTGACGCGGCCCTGGACCGGATCCTGAGTGAAGGCAGCGCCGAGGTTGACCTGGGCGGCAAGCGCGTGGAGATCCGCCGGCACTTCGTCGAGGACCTGGAGAACGCGGACCTGACGGACTGCATCAAGCAGCTGCACAAACCCCTGATGGTGCTGCACTCCCCCACGGACAACACCGTAGGGATCGAGAACGCCAGCACGATCTTCCAGACGGCGCGCCACCCGCGCAGTTTCGTCTCCCTGGAAGGCAGCGACCACCTGCTGACCGGCAAAGGCCAGGCTGCCCGGGCCGCGAAGATTATTTCCGCGTGGGCCGATCAGTACCTCGACGCCGGACGGTAG
- a CDS encoding MarR family winged helix-turn-helix transcriptional regulator produces the protein MTDAPRLNRQVCFALYSASKAATAVYRPMLDELGLTYPQYLVMLVLWENQPRSVRELGEELGLDSGTLSPLLKRLESLGLVERKRSGEDERRVEVFLTDTGTALSARAGAIPQQLADAAGLSAAELDQLRETLGRLTAALHSSR, from the coding sequence ATGACCGATGCCCCCCGCCTGAACCGCCAAGTGTGCTTCGCGCTGTATTCTGCGTCCAAGGCGGCCACCGCCGTCTACCGGCCCATGCTGGACGAGCTTGGCCTGACCTATCCCCAGTACCTCGTCATGCTGGTGCTCTGGGAGAACCAGCCCCGCAGTGTCCGCGAGCTCGGGGAGGAGCTGGGCCTGGACTCGGGCACCCTGTCCCCGCTCCTGAAGCGGCTCGAATCCCTGGGCCTCGTGGAGCGGAAGCGTTCGGGCGAGGATGAGCGCCGCGTGGAGGTCTTCCTGACGGACACGGGCACTGCCCTCAGCGCCCGGGCCGGTGCCATTCCCCAGCAACTCGCAGATGCCGCAGGCCTGTCCGCGGCCGAGCTCGACCAGCTCCGCGAAACCCTGGGCAGGCTCACTGCCGCCCTCCATTCGTCCCGCTAA
- a CDS encoding NADP-dependent oxidoreductase translates to MSAGTETLPRTTREIQLASRPHGRPVPENFRLAESELPELQDGQVLIRNQFISVDPYMRGRMNDVKSYSAPFALDAALDGGAVGEVIASRSDERKVGDVVVHSLGWREYAVLDAAATSVARTDLAPASAFLGALGMTGLTAYAGLLKVAGFKPGEVVFVSGAAGAVGSLVGQIAKAMGASKVIGSAGSPEKVARLLELGFDAAFNYNDGPVAGQLAEAAGERGIDVYFDNVGGEHLEAALSALTVGGRVAMCGAIAQYNSTEPTPAPRNLMLAIGKQLTLKGFLVGGYWQHMAEFVGTVSAWVADGTVRYDETVVDGLENAPQAFMDLLDGANTGKMLVRI, encoded by the coding sequence ATGAGCGCCGGCACCGAAACCCTTCCCCGCACCACCCGCGAGATCCAGCTGGCATCCCGTCCGCACGGCCGCCCGGTCCCGGAAAATTTCCGTTTGGCCGAGTCTGAACTTCCGGAACTGCAGGACGGCCAGGTCCTGATCCGCAACCAGTTCATCTCCGTGGACCCCTATATGCGCGGCCGCATGAACGACGTCAAGTCGTACTCGGCGCCGTTTGCGCTGGATGCAGCGCTCGACGGCGGCGCTGTGGGCGAAGTGATCGCGTCCCGTTCGGATGAACGCAAGGTGGGGGACGTCGTCGTGCATTCCCTCGGCTGGCGCGAATACGCGGTTCTTGACGCAGCGGCCACGTCCGTGGCCCGCACGGACCTGGCCCCGGCGTCAGCGTTCCTCGGAGCCCTTGGCATGACCGGCCTGACCGCGTACGCGGGACTGCTGAAGGTCGCCGGGTTCAAGCCCGGAGAAGTTGTCTTCGTTTCCGGGGCCGCGGGTGCCGTCGGTTCGCTCGTGGGACAGATTGCCAAGGCGATGGGTGCTTCCAAGGTGATCGGCAGCGCCGGATCCCCGGAGAAGGTGGCGCGCCTGCTGGAACTCGGATTCGACGCGGCGTTCAACTACAACGACGGCCCGGTGGCGGGGCAGCTCGCGGAAGCAGCCGGGGAGCGCGGGATCGACGTGTACTTCGACAACGTCGGCGGTGAACACCTTGAAGCGGCGCTCTCAGCCCTCACGGTGGGCGGGCGCGTTGCGATGTGCGGCGCCATTGCGCAGTACAACTCGACCGAGCCCACACCGGCTCCCCGGAACCTCATGCTGGCCATCGGCAAGCAACTGACGCTCAAGGGATTCCTGGTCGGCGGGTACTGGCAGCACATGGCGGAGTTCGTCGGAACCGTGTCCGCCTGGGTGGCCGACGGCACCGTGCGTTACGACGAAACAGTCGTGGACGGCCTGGAGAACGCCCCGCAGGCCTTTATGGATCTCCTCGACGGAGCCAATACCGGGAAGATGCTGGTCCGGATCTAG
- the sdhC gene encoding succinate dehydrogenase, cytochrome b556 subunit — MWSWVGHRITGVVIFFFLLVHVLDTSLVRVSPEAYTAVIGAYKNPLMALGETGLVAAIVFHAFNGLRIIAVDFWKKGAKYQRQMLWTVLVLWVIVMVGFSIRHLSLAFGGH, encoded by the coding sequence ATGTGGTCCTGGGTTGGACACCGCATTACCGGTGTAGTGATTTTCTTCTTCTTGTTGGTCCATGTGCTGGACACCTCATTGGTGCGCGTGTCCCCCGAGGCATACACCGCCGTGATCGGCGCCTACAAGAACCCCCTCATGGCCCTGGGTGAAACGGGCCTTGTCGCAGCGATCGTGTTCCACGCCTTCAACGGCCTGCGGATCATCGCCGTCGACTTCTGGAAGAAGGGCGCTAAGTACCAGCGCCAGATGCTGTGGACGGTCCTGGTTCTCTGGGTCATCGTCATGGTGGGCTTCTCCATCCGCCACCTTTCCCTCGCCTTTGGAGGTCACTAA
- the sdhA gene encoding succinate dehydrogenase flavoprotein subunit produces the protein MQVHKYDVVIVGAGGAGMRAAIESGQRARTAVLTKLYPTRSHTGAAQGGMCAALANVEEDNWEWHTFDTIKGGDYLVDQDAAEVMAKEAIDAVLDLEKMGLPFNRTPEGRIDQRRFGGHTRDHGKAPVRRACYAADRTGHMILQTLYQNCVKHNVEFYNEYYVLDLLTVEEDAVREDGTPYKQKRVAGVVSYDLASGELHVFQAKSVVFASGGAGKVFKTTSNAHTLTGDGMGIAFRRGIPLEDMEFFQFHPTGLAGLGILLSEAARGEGAILRNSEGERFMERYAPTIKDLAPRDIVARSMANEVREGRGCGPNKDYVLLDLTHLEPAHIDAKLPDITEFARTYLGVEPYTEPVPVFPTAHYAMGGIPTNITTEVLQDNDTVVPGLYAAGEVACVSVHGSNRLGTNSLLDINVFGKRAGIAAAEYAKTADFVDLPADPEAYTIELLDIARNGTGDEKVAVIRKELQDTMDANMQVFRTADTLNQVLKDIESFEARYKNISVQDKGKRFNLDLLEAVELGFLLELAKVMTVAALHREESRGGHFREDFPDRDDEKFMKHSMAYKDDHAPADGSAEAIAGIRLATKPVVFTRYEPMVRKY, from the coding sequence ATGCAGGTCCATAAGTACGACGTCGTCATCGTCGGTGCCGGTGGCGCTGGCATGCGCGCCGCGATCGAATCCGGTCAGCGCGCGCGCACAGCAGTACTGACCAAGCTCTACCCCACCCGCTCGCACACCGGTGCGGCGCAGGGTGGCATGTGTGCGGCACTGGCCAATGTCGAGGAAGACAACTGGGAGTGGCACACGTTCGACACCATTAAGGGCGGCGACTACCTGGTGGACCAGGACGCAGCCGAAGTCATGGCGAAGGAAGCCATCGACGCCGTGCTGGACCTGGAAAAGATGGGTCTGCCGTTCAACCGTACGCCGGAAGGGCGGATTGACCAGCGCCGCTTCGGCGGCCACACCCGTGACCATGGCAAGGCTCCCGTTCGCCGGGCCTGCTACGCGGCTGACCGTACCGGCCACATGATTCTGCAGACGCTGTACCAAAACTGTGTCAAGCACAACGTTGAGTTCTACAACGAGTACTACGTCCTGGACCTCCTGACGGTCGAGGAAGACGCCGTCCGCGAAGACGGCACGCCGTACAAGCAGAAGCGTGTTGCCGGCGTCGTGTCCTACGACCTCGCATCCGGTGAGCTGCACGTGTTCCAGGCCAAGTCCGTGGTGTTCGCTTCCGGCGGCGCCGGCAAGGTCTTCAAGACCACGTCCAACGCCCACACCCTCACCGGTGACGGCATGGGCATCGCCTTCCGCCGCGGCATCCCCTTGGAAGACATGGAGTTCTTCCAGTTCCACCCGACCGGCCTTGCCGGGCTGGGCATCCTGCTTTCGGAAGCAGCCCGTGGCGAAGGCGCCATCCTGCGCAACTCCGAAGGTGAGCGCTTCATGGAGCGCTACGCCCCCACCATCAAGGACCTCGCACCCCGCGACATCGTGGCCCGCTCCATGGCCAACGAAGTCCGCGAAGGCCGCGGCTGTGGCCCGAACAAGGACTACGTGCTCCTTGACCTGACCCACCTCGAGCCGGCGCACATCGATGCGAAGCTTCCGGACATCACCGAGTTTGCCCGCACCTACCTTGGTGTTGAGCCCTACACGGAGCCGGTTCCGGTGTTCCCGACGGCGCACTATGCCATGGGCGGCATTCCCACCAACATCACCACCGAGGTCCTGCAGGACAACGACACCGTGGTGCCGGGCCTGTACGCGGCCGGTGAAGTGGCCTGCGTTTCGGTCCACGGCTCCAACCGCCTGGGCACCAACTCGCTGCTGGACATCAACGTCTTCGGCAAGCGAGCCGGCATCGCCGCCGCTGAGTACGCCAAGACCGCTGACTTCGTGGATCTTCCGGCGGACCCGGAGGCCTACACCATCGAACTGCTGGACATCGCCCGCAACGGCACCGGCGACGAGAAGGTGGCCGTGATCCGCAAGGAACTCCAGGACACCATGGACGCCAACATGCAGGTGTTCCGCACGGCCGACACGTTGAACCAGGTCCTGAAGGATATCGAGTCCTTCGAGGCGCGGTACAAGAACATCAGCGTCCAGGACAAGGGCAAGCGCTTCAACCTGGACCTGCTCGAGGCCGTGGAGTTGGGCTTCCTGCTGGAACTGGCCAAGGTCATGACGGTTGCAGCCCTGCACCGCGAGGAATCCCGCGGCGGCCACTTCCGCGAGGACTTCCCGGACCGCGACGACGAAAAATTCATGAAGCACTCCATGGCGTACAAGGACGACCACGCCCCGGCTGACGGCTCTGCAGAGGCAATAGCCGGCATCCGACTGGCCACCAAGCCGGTTGTCTTTACCCGCTACGAGCCGATGGTGAGGAAGTACTAA
- a CDS encoding succinate dehydrogenase hydrophobic membrane anchor subunit encodes MTATIQSPRSGKDGGKPGAGLIAPKYRRSGASKGSFEMAAWLFMRLSGVVLVVLIFGHLFVNLLVGEGIHAIDFGFVAGKWADPFWQFWDLAMLWLAMLHGTNGVRTIINDYAEKDSTRFWLKIVLYAATAVIIILGTLVIFTFNPCPLDVNGVPLPGGFCPAA; translated from the coding sequence ATGACAGCAACCATTCAGAGCCCCCGCAGTGGAAAAGACGGCGGGAAGCCGGGCGCAGGACTGATTGCCCCCAAGTACCGCCGCAGCGGCGCGTCGAAGGGCAGCTTCGAAATGGCTGCGTGGCTGTTCATGCGGCTTTCGGGCGTTGTCCTGGTGGTCCTGATTTTCGGGCACCTCTTCGTTAACCTCCTCGTGGGCGAAGGCATCCATGCCATCGACTTCGGCTTCGTGGCCGGCAAGTGGGCCGATCCGTTCTGGCAGTTCTGGGACCTGGCCATGCTCTGGCTGGCCATGCTGCACGGCACCAACGGCGTCCGCACCATCATCAACGACTACGCCGAGAAGGATTCCACCCGCTTCTGGCTGAAGATCGTCCTTTACGCCGCAACAGCCGTCATCATCATCCTGGGCACCCTGGTGATCTTCACCTTCAACCCGTGCCCGCTGGACGTCAACGGCGTACCGCTGCCCGGCGGCTTCTGCCCCGCAGCCTAA
- a CDS encoding mannose-1-phosphate guanylyltransferase, with translation MTTDLVTSRDSPLDRFIAVIPAGGVGTRLWPLSRAAAPKFLHDLTGSGSTLLRATYDRLEPLAGKGVLVVTGVAHRNAVCSQLPEIQDADLVLESEPKDSGAAIGLAAAILYQRDPEIIMGSFAADQVISPDDLFQDAVREAIHTAAAGKIVTIGIKPTHPSTGFGYIRSGKNLGVTNAPSAQAVVEFVEKPSEDVAQQYVDSGEYVWNAGMFVAPVSLMLKHLEANQPELFKGLTEIAQAWDTPERDEVTARVWPTLPKIAIDYAVAEPAAAAGDVAVVPGAFRWDDVGDFASVGRLNSAREVDDVTVLGEGARVFTENASGVVVTDTKRVIALIGIKDVVIVDTPDALLVTTMAHSQRVKAAVDALKASGDTDVL, from the coding sequence ATGACTACAGACCTAGTGACAAGCCGGGATTCACCGCTGGACCGTTTTATTGCGGTAATTCCTGCAGGCGGAGTGGGGACCCGCCTCTGGCCCCTGTCACGCGCAGCAGCCCCAAAATTCCTTCATGATCTCACCGGTTCCGGCAGTACGCTGCTGCGGGCCACTTATGACCGTCTGGAGCCGCTCGCCGGAAAGGGCGTGCTCGTCGTAACCGGCGTTGCCCACCGAAACGCAGTGTGCAGCCAGCTTCCGGAGATCCAGGACGCCGACCTTGTGCTCGAAAGCGAACCCAAGGACTCCGGTGCGGCCATCGGCCTTGCCGCCGCCATCCTGTACCAGCGGGATCCGGAGATCATCATGGGTTCTTTCGCCGCGGACCAGGTGATCAGCCCCGACGACCTCTTCCAGGACGCCGTGCGCGAGGCCATCCACACGGCCGCGGCCGGCAAGATCGTCACCATCGGCATCAAGCCGACGCACCCGTCCACCGGGTTCGGCTATATCCGCTCGGGCAAGAACCTTGGCGTCACGAACGCCCCGAGCGCGCAGGCCGTGGTGGAGTTCGTTGAAAAGCCCAGCGAGGACGTAGCCCAGCAGTACGTGGACAGCGGAGAGTATGTCTGGAATGCAGGCATGTTTGTCGCGCCCGTGTCGTTGATGCTCAAGCACCTAGAGGCGAACCAGCCGGAACTCTTCAAGGGGCTCACGGAGATCGCCCAGGCCTGGGACACCCCGGAACGCGATGAGGTCACCGCCCGCGTCTGGCCCACCCTGCCGAAGATCGCGATCGACTACGCAGTGGCGGAGCCTGCCGCTGCTGCCGGAGACGTCGCCGTCGTGCCTGGTGCTTTCCGTTGGGACGACGTCGGGGACTTTGCCTCCGTTGGCCGGCTCAACAGTGCCAGGGAAGTGGACGATGTCACGGTCCTCGGCGAAGGCGCCCGGGTCTTCACCGAAAATGCCAGCGGCGTGGTGGTCACCGACACCAAGCGCGTCATTGCGCTGATCGGCATCAAGGACGTGGTCATTGTTGACACGCCGGATGCCCTGCTGGTCACCACCATGGCCCACTCCCAGCGCGTCAAGGCTGCCGTGGACGCCCTCAAGGCCAGCGGCGATACCGACGTCCTGTAG
- a CDS encoding amidohydrolase, producing the protein MRNYTTEAEPTALVGPWLEPLLPELIDFRRDLHAHPELSFKEFRTTKKLAERLEAAGLKPRRLEGTGLTVDVGAGPIATALRGDIDALPIIEETGLPFASKNHGVTHACGHDVHTTTMLGIALVLHRMHQESPLGGTVRIIFQPAEETMPGGAHSCIEQGVLEGVPRILALHCDPRIDVGKIGTRIGAITSASDTIRIELSGRGGHTSRPHLTEDLVFALAQIAVNVPAVLSRRVDVRSGVSVVWGHISAGSAPNAIPGTGYMAGTMRCLDRDAWHSAGELLDEVVHQVAAPYNVDVRLEHTRGVPPVVNSEHETALIEAAARAEIAESAVVLTPQSMGGEDFAWFLAELPGAMMRLGTKTPGGEEYDLHRGDYILDERALGYGIQVLTAAALRTIRDL; encoded by the coding sequence GTGCGCAACTACACTACTGAAGCCGAGCCCACCGCCCTCGTGGGGCCGTGGCTGGAGCCCCTGCTGCCGGAACTGATCGATTTCCGACGTGATCTCCATGCGCACCCTGAACTGTCCTTCAAGGAGTTCAGGACCACCAAGAAGCTGGCGGAACGGCTCGAGGCCGCCGGCCTGAAGCCCCGCCGGCTCGAAGGCACCGGCCTCACTGTCGACGTCGGTGCGGGTCCCATCGCCACGGCACTCCGCGGCGACATCGACGCCCTTCCCATCATTGAAGAGACGGGCCTGCCGTTCGCGTCCAAGAACCACGGTGTCACCCACGCCTGCGGCCACGACGTCCACACCACCACCATGCTGGGGATCGCCCTGGTGCTGCACCGCATGCACCAGGAGTCCCCGCTGGGCGGCACGGTCCGGATCATTTTCCAGCCGGCCGAAGAGACCATGCCCGGCGGGGCACACTCCTGCATTGAGCAGGGCGTGCTCGAGGGCGTGCCGCGCATCCTTGCCCTGCACTGCGACCCGCGTATCGACGTGGGCAAGATCGGCACCCGGATCGGTGCCATCACGTCAGCCTCGGACACCATCCGGATCGAACTTTCCGGACGCGGCGGCCACACGTCCCGGCCCCATCTCACCGAGGATCTCGTTTTCGCGCTGGCGCAGATCGCCGTCAACGTCCCGGCCGTCCTGTCCCGCCGCGTGGATGTCAGAAGCGGCGTGTCCGTCGTGTGGGGACACATCTCGGCCGGCTCGGCCCCCAACGCCATTCCGGGCACCGGCTACATGGCAGGAACCATGCGGTGCCTGGACCGCGACGCCTGGCACAGCGCCGGCGAACTCCTGGACGAAGTGGTCCACCAGGTTGCTGCGCCCTACAACGTGGACGTCCGGCTGGAGCACACCCGCGGTGTACCTCCCGTGGTCAACTCCGAGCATGAGACGGCCCTGATCGAGGCGGCGGCGCGCGCGGAAATCGCCGAAAGCGCCGTGGTCCTCACGCCCCAGTCCATGGGCGGCGAAGACTTCGCCTGGTTCCTGGCGGAGCTGCCCGGCGCCATGATGCGGCTGGGCACCAAGACGCCCGGCGGTGAGGAATACGACCTGCACCGCGGCGACTACATCCTCGACGAGCGTGCCCTGGGCTACGGCATCCAGGTTCTGACGGCGGCAGCACTCCGCACGATCCGCGACCTCTAA